Proteins found in one Mucilaginibacter inviolabilis genomic segment:
- a CDS encoding DUF2231 domain-containing protein — protein sequence MFSGFPSLHPLIIHFPIVLILMAFAFQVIIVAKPQWHQIRWATLAIMAAAFLSALAASTLFHADPADNTPKAAMAIFAAHEKYAKYTLWLSGITLLLKAIGVFAKFYSRSYNAVVLVSATLAAICLSIAGHHGARLTHIAGVGPMGRYLMKEDDMGKEHAKSGKQDSLMKMDSTMK from the coding sequence ATGTTTTCAGGATTTCCCTCGTTACATCCATTAATTATACACTTTCCTATTGTATTGATTTTAATGGCATTTGCTTTCCAGGTCATTATTGTTGCGAAGCCGCAATGGCATCAAATTAGGTGGGCCACATTGGCGATCATGGCCGCGGCTTTTCTTTCCGCATTAGCGGCCAGCACTTTGTTCCATGCTGATCCAGCTGATAATACGCCTAAGGCTGCTATGGCAATATTTGCAGCGCACGAGAAGTATGCAAAGTACACTTTATGGTTATCGGGCATCACGTTGCTTTTAAAAGCAATAGGTGTTTTTGCAAAATTTTATTCCAGGTCATATAATGCAGTCGTTCTGGTATCAGCTACACTTGCTGCTATTTGTTTGTCCATTGCTGGCCATCACGGTGCACGGTTAACGCATATCGCCGGTGTAGGGCCAATGGGCAGATATTTGATGAAAGAGGATGATATGGGTAAAGAACATGCGAAATCCGGCAAACAAGATAGTCTGATGAAGATGGATTCCACCATGAAATAA